From the genome of Alosa alosa isolate M-15738 ecotype Scorff River chromosome 20, AALO_Geno_1.1, whole genome shotgun sequence, one region includes:
- the LOC125285681 gene encoding dendritic cell-specific transmembrane protein-like translates to MKPIPPSGITQPEDRLQGHLLHFLSCLLFSLLLGSLLLLGLRFSLQYSLLVCGVISGCTVLLLTSSLFVSQRVRCFALLFLISCALQQGRNLLLAAGMSMVLLWNVSNTFQNLHRVAQSIVCNLENQVHLQDAPSSPLQTQVNMIRETCKRMKNFLEFVVVSFKVDIRVSGHAESEAAQEKLQEATQMLNATAEKAEAIYDTVSTIRNRVAPGIGVLILALMAILFLKMHRQNKRYLNSYITPEFVRYDEQQRAEGRPHVLPLTKKEAKRYPSIPSARPTLSDGMSVLIFFIPVVVHLLTWSALIGLDTLLYWIIQTVNRHMRQFRPIDVPLRVTLNGSPKTFSYSIEMFKKECLTQPTILLSQSLAPLSVILVVLAIMGLLSPKFLQAKILLIERFYGDSSADRVQHLHAKIVRKRSKKKLKALKSTLVSYATNKQKWLHTV, encoded by the exons ATGAAACCGATTCCTCCATCTGGTATAACCCAACCTGAG GACAGGCTGCAGGGACATCTCCTGCACTtcctctcctgcctcctctTCAGCCTGCTGTTgggctctctcctcctcctgggtCTCCGCTTCTCCCTCCAGTACAGCCTGTTGGTCTGCGGAGTCATCTCAGGCTGCACCGTCCTGCTCCTGACCTCGTCGCTCTTCGTCTCCCAGCGTGTGCGCTGCTTCgcgctcctcttcctcatctcctGCGCCCTTCAGCAGGGCCGCAACCTCCTCCTGGCGGCCGGCATGAGCATGGTGCTCCTGTGGAACGTCAGCAACACCTTCCAGAACCTCCACCGCGTGGCCCAGAGCATCGTGTGCAACCTCGAGAACCAGGTGCACCTTCAGGACGCGCCCTCCTCGCCCTTGCAGACCCAAGTGAACATGATCCGGGAGACGTGCAAGAGAATGAAAAATTTCCTTGAATTTGTTGTCGTTTCATTCAAAGTGGACATTAGAGTGTCCGGTCACGCTGAGTCAGAGGCGGCTCAGGAGAAGCTCCAGGAGGCCACACAGATGCTGAACGCCACGGCAGAGAAGGCAGAGGCCATCTACGACACGGTGAGCACCATCAGAAACAGGGTGGCACCGGGTATCGGTGTCCTCATCCTGGCCTTGATGGCCATCCTGTTTCTCAAGATGCACAGACAAAACAAGAGGTACCTGAACTCCTACATCACCCCTGAGTTTGTGCGTTACGACGAGCAACAGAGGGCAGAGGGAAGGCCACACGtcctgccactgaccaagaaggAGGCCAAGCGTTACCCATCCATCCCCTCCGCTAGGCCGACGCTCAGTGACGGGATGAGTGTCCTGATATTCTTCATCCCGGTGGTCGTCCACCTTCTCACCTGGTCTGCACTCATTGGCCTGGACACCCTGCTCTACTGGATCATCCAGACGGTCAACAGGCACATGAGACAGTTCAGGCCCATTGATGTCCCACTGAGGGTAACTCTGAAT GGGTCTCCAAAGACCTTCTCCTACTCCATTGAGATGTTCAAGAAAGAGTGCCTGACCCAGCccaccatcctcctctctcagtCGCTAGCTCCGCTGTCTGTCATCCTGGTTGTCCTGGCAATCATGGGCCTGCTCTCCCCCAAGTTCCTCCAAGCCAAGATACTGCTGATCGAGAGATTCTATGGTGACTCCTCAGCAGATAGGGTCCAACACCTGCATGCTAAGATTGTTCGCAAGAGGTCCAAAAAGAAACTGAAAGCCCTCAAAAGTACTCTTGTGAGCTATGCAACGAAT AAACAGAAATGGCTCCACACCGTGTGA
- the lrp12 gene encoding LOW QUALITY PROTEIN: low-density lipoprotein receptor-related protein 12 (The sequence of the model RefSeq protein was modified relative to this genomic sequence to represent the inferred CDS: inserted 2 bases in 1 codon; substituted 1 base at 1 genomic stop codon), protein MLAIMANTLGSNKIWTWILLHPLVCIIFVGSAVCSQHNENVYVSGISNACGDVAELIRASSGVITSPGWPFEYPSRVNCSWNIRANPGEIITISFQDFEIQSSHRCGMDWISIGAYKNLDGFRACGSSIPAPYISSQDHVWIKFHSDDSLTGKGFRLSYITGKSEELVCEPDQFHCANGKCLPEAXKCNSMDECGDNFGXEARARNDPSALFSFQPCAYNQFPCLSRYTRIYTCLPESLKCDGSIDCQDLGDEIDCDVPACGERLRTFYGAFSSPNYPDFYPPGSNCTWLIDTGDRRKVVLRFVDFKLDGTGYGDYVKVYDGLEENPRRLLRVLTAFDARAPLSVVSSSGQLRIHFYADKVNAARGFNVTYQVDGFCLPWEIPCGGNWGCYTEAQRCDGYWHCPNGRDELNCSTCQEDEFPCSRNGACYPRSDRCNYQNRCPNGSDEKNCFFCQPGNFHCKNNRCVFESWVCDAQDDCGDGSDEESCPVVVPTRVITAAVIGSLICGLLLVIALGCTCKLYSLRMFERRSFETQLSRVEAELLRREAPPSYGQLIAQGLIPPVEDFPVCSGNQASVLENLRLAVRSQLGFTSIRLPTSGRHRNIWRRLFNFTRSRRSGSLALVSAETDDGSGAGTGGSGNGAGSTREPGALLGSHRGLLPLDSDDTDTESEHPTQRRDTVGAVGGGGGTGPAAPLPQKTPPTTAVEAIVSVTTSLPQLSGRESSLVESLSESSGTITTSALPQRSISTSSMSSGSSGGGSSSGGGSSPGGRSQLSSALSRMTRGLRWVRFSLTRSSGGSGGGSGRSGSGGAGPNHSPLRQLEHGSVTSVGGGSEREEEDDVELLIPVADVPSVALSDGGGGDCSRPLLEGLSSPSELVSVGPLLASSPALASATLRGRPLAGRDGPCEHCGMVHTARIPDACLEATAKTETSDDEALLLC, encoded by the exons GAAGCGCAGTTTGCTCCCAGCACAATGAAAACGTCTATGTATCAGGGATTTCAAATG cttgtgGCGATGTGGCCGAGTTGATCCGAGCGTCCAGCGGGGTCATCACCAGTCCCGGCTGGCCGTTTGAGTACCCGTCCCGTGTCAACTGCAGCTGGAACATCAGGGCCAACCCTGGAGAGATCATCACCATCAG TTTTCAGGACtttgagatccagagttcccaCCGCTGCGGAATGGACTGGATCTCCATCGGCGCCTACAAGAACCTGGACGGCTTCCGGGCCTGCGGCTCGTCCATCCCGGCGCCATACATCTCCTCTCAGGACCACGTGTGGATCAAGTTCCACTCGGACGACAGTCTAACCGGGAAGGGCTTCAGGCTGTCTTACATAACAG GGAAGTCTGAGGAGCTGGTGTGTGAGCCGGACCAGTTCCACTGCGCCAACGGCAAGTGCCTGCCCGAGGC GAAGTGCAACAGCATGGACGAGTGCGGTGACAACTTCGGGTAGGAGGCTCGCGCGCGTAATGACCCGTCGGCGCTCTTCTCCTTCCAGCCGTGCGCCTACAACCAGTTCCCGTGCCTGTCCCGCTACACGCGCATCTACACCTGCCTGCCCGAGTCGCTCAAGTGCGACGGCAGCATCGACTGCCAGGACCTGGGCGACGAGATCGACTGCGACGTGCCGGCGTGCGGTGAGCGCCTGCGCACCTTCTACGGCGCGTTCAGCTCGCCCAACTACCCGGACTTCTACCCGCCGGGCAGCAACTGCACGTGGCTCATCGACACGGGCGACCGGCGCAAAGTGGTGCTGCGCTTCGTCGACTTCAAGCTGGACGGCACGGGCTACGGCGACTACGTCAAGGTCTACGACGGCCTGGAGGAGAACCCACGGCGGTTGCTCCGCGTGCTGACGGCGTTCGACGCCCGAGCCCCGCTTTCCGTGGTGTCGTCGTCAGGTCAGCTCCGTATACACTTCTACGCGGACAAGGTCAACGCGGCGCGCGGCTTCAACGTCACCTACCAG GTGGACGGCTTCTGCCTGCCGTGGGAGATCCCGTGCGGGGGCAACTGGGGCTGCTACACGGAGGCGCAGCGCTGTGATGGCTACTGGCACTGCCCCAACGGCCGCGACGAGCTCAACTGCAGCACGTGCCAGGAGGACGAGTTCCCGTGCTCGCGCAACGGAGCCTGCTACCCACGCTCGGACCGCTGCAACTACCAGAACCGCTGCCCCAACGGCTCGGACGAGAAGAACTGCTTCTTCTGCCAGCCGGGCAACTTCCACTGCAAGAACAACCGCTGCGTGTTCGAGAGCTGGGTGTGCGACGCGCAGGACGACTGCGGCGATGGCAGCGACGAGGAGAGCTGCCCCGTGGTGGTGCCCACGCGCGTCATCACCGCCGCCGTCATCGGCAGCCTCATCTGCGGCCTGCTGCTGGTCATCGCGCTGGGCTGCACCTGCAAGCTCTACTCGCTGCGCATGTTCGAGCGCAG GTCTTTTGAGACACAGCTGTCCAGAGTGGAGGCCGAGCTGCTGAGGAGAGAGGCGCCCCCGTCCTACGGTCAGCTCATTGCCCAGGGGCTCATCCCACCCGTGGAGGACTTCCCTGTCTGCTCTGGCAACCAG GCCTCGGTCCTGGAGAACCTGCGTCTGGCCGTGCGCTCGCAGCTCGGCTTCACCTCCATCCGCCTGCCCACCTCCGGCCGGCACCGCAACATCTGGCGCCGCCTCTTCAACTTCACGCGCTCGCGGCGCTCCGGCTCCCTGGCGCTGGTCTCCGCTGAGACGGACGATGGCTCAGGCGCCGGGACCGGCGGCAGTGGCAATGGTGCAGGCTCTACCCGGGAACCCGGAGCCCTGCTGGGCTCTCACCGCGGCCTGCTGCCCCTCGACTCGGACGACACCGACACGGAGAGCGAGCACCCGACTCAGCGCCGCGACACCGTCGGAGCAGTGGGCGGCGGAGGGGGAACTGGACCCGCGGCTCCCCTGCCTCAGAAAACCCCACCCACCACTGCCGTGGAGGCCATCGTATCCGTGACGACCAGCCTGCCCCAGCTGTCCGGTCGGGAGAGCAGTCTGGTCGAGAGTTTGTCGGAGAGCTCCGGGACGATAACGACATCGGCGCTGCCCCAGCGTTCGATCTCGACGTCATCGATGAGCAGCGGCAGtagcggcggcggcagcagtagcggcggcggcagcagtcCGGGCGGCCGGAGCCAGCTCAGCAGCGCCCTCAGCAGGATGACCCGCGGCCTGCGCTGGGTTCGCTTCTCCCTCACGCGCTCCTCCGGCGGCAGTGGCGGAGGCTCCGGCCGGAGCGGGTCGGGGGGTGCCGGGCCGAACCACAGCCCCCTGAGGCAGCTGGAGCACGGCTCAGTCACCTCCGTTGGTGGCGGTAGCGagcgggaggaggaggacgatgtGGAGCTGCTCATCCCCGTCGCCGACGTGCCCTCGGTGGCGCTCTCGGACGGCGGTGGCGGCGACTGCTCAAGGCCCCTGCTGGAGGGCTTGTCCAGCCCCTCCGAGCTAGTCAGCGTGGGCCCCCTGCTGGCCTCGTCCCCGGCACTGGCCTCGGCCACGCTCCGAGGCCGGCCGCTGGCGGGTCGGGACGGGCCATGCGAACACTGCGGCATGGTGCACACCGCCCGCATCCCCGACGCCTGCCTGGAGGCCACCGCCAAGACGGAGACCAGCGACGACGAGGCCCTGCTGCTCTGCTGA